From the Acetobacter aceti genome, one window contains:
- a CDS encoding tyrosine-protein phosphatase — MFEGSLASPSGRRKAWMDSLFVDHAVFRLIWTNFHTVVPGKVYRCNHPTPARLAAAKRRFHLKTLVNLRGHRKCGSDALSRNAAKQQGLIHVDMAFESRGAPHRDRILRFASLYRSLEFPMLMHCKSGADRAGLASGLVVMFEGGTTDDALRQLSWRFGHFNSSRTGILDAFFWRYRTEAEGRIPFLEWVEHHYDEVALKRDFVAGKLASFVTDKVLRRE, encoded by the coding sequence GTGTTCGAAGGAAGTCTGGCCTCGCCGAGCGGCCGTCGCAAAGCCTGGATGGACAGCCTGTTCGTGGATCATGCTGTTTTCAGGCTCATCTGGACCAATTTCCACACGGTCGTTCCCGGCAAGGTCTATCGCTGCAACCATCCGACCCCTGCCCGTCTCGCCGCCGCCAAACGTCGCTTCCACCTGAAAACGCTGGTCAATCTGCGTGGCCACCGGAAATGCGGCTCCGATGCGCTGTCACGTAACGCGGCGAAACAGCAGGGACTGATCCATGTGGATATGGCGTTTGAGAGCCGGGGCGCGCCACACCGCGATCGCATCCTGCGGTTTGCGTCGCTCTATCGCTCGCTTGAGTTCCCGATGCTGATGCACTGCAAGTCCGGCGCGGATCGTGCGGGGCTTGCCTCTGGTCTTGTGGTGATGTTCGAGGGCGGCACGACTGATGACGCGCTTCGCCAGCTGTCATGGCGCTTCGGGCATTTCAACAGTTCCCGAACCGGCATTCTGGATGCCTTCTTCTGGCGTTATCGCACGGAAGCCGAAGGTCGCATTCCGTTTCTGGAGTGGGTCGAACATCACTATGACGAAGTCGCCCTCAAGCGTGATTTCGTTGCGGGTAAGCTGGCGTCGTTCGTCACGGACAAGGTGTTGCGGCGGGAGTAA